CTCATCAacacctttaaaaaaaattaataatttaattttatactatAAGAACGAACTACTACTAGTACTTTACTTTGAAGTTGTATTTTAGAACCAAACtcactaaattatatataatgtggatttgaattgaatttttaaaacttctaattaaaattttaaaaaactttaaatttcgTCCTTGTCATTGAATCAATGATTTATTGATTACTTTGAaaacatgtataatttttatttcagaACAATAAATCATCCTAATGATTTCCTTTATATAGGATATGAGTTATTTGAGAATCAAACTCAAAAgcctaaatttaaatattttaatattccacCAATGTTTCTGtcatgtatatataattttataaatgagAAGTTAAAAtttgtaactaaaaaataattagtaataaATAATGGCTAGAGTATCATGTTGTTGTGAGGTAtgaaaacttaaatttaatttcaataatttcattctCAACCCCagttatgttaaaaaaaaaaaccattttcccATAAATTGCTACTATATTAATTATTACCCATGTTGAGTAAGACAagtttgatttgtttttattgattGTTGATGTTTGTGttggatatttatttatttgagataataaataattaatcttTAGTTGTTGTTTTTCCATAATGTTTGTCCAATGATTGATTGTTGTAAGTTAGAGGagataaataagtaaaaaggtcTTATTTATTGGGAataaaagttgtgaaattgaTGATGTTTGGTGAATAGTTAAATGGCTTTTAATGATTCTAGATATGAAGAATGTGTAAGGCAATGGGGAGAATCGTGAATTGGAACATGAAGTAAGGATTTGGAGGATTCAAccaatatattttgatattacAGTAACACCTGCTCAAATCATAGTCAGGATTTTTAGTTGGAAGAATTTACGGAGCATGCTGATATTGTTCAAATTctgtgtaataaaatatttttgttttttcataaaattatataaaaaaaaccaaatgtTGAAGGATGAAACCCGAGAAATCCTTAAAAGCTTCActataatttaattaacaaatacattttttatataattttttccaCTTATATAATCTAATTTTAGCAAAACCATTTGAGGTAAATAGATATAAAGAATTTAatcatacatttttttaattatctatatattatcaaataagTTTTCGAGTTATATAAAATAATGACATTGACACATATCACTTGctacttaatttaaaaataaaatataatctctTAACCTTGCTTTCGAAATatatagaaaaaggaaaaatccatatgGAAAAAGCGAACTAAGAGTATATTAGTCCAAATTATGGATAACTAATGGGCTAAGAACTTGGGCCGCTCACACTCAAAATAACAATACTCATGGTCTCAACGGTCAAAATTAACTCCatttagggaaaaaaaagaagttgaaacACCCCCCCAAAGTTCTGCTAAATTTTTGGGTtcaaaaaattagggtttttggttGAAAAAGGGGGGCAATCATGAATCCATTAACGTTAGTCAAGCGATTGCAAAACATTAATGCGAAAGAAGCAGACTTAGGCATATCGGAGGAAGCATCATGGCACGCCAAGTACAAAGATTCCGCTTACATCTTTGTCGGTGGCCTTCCGTATGACCTCACCGAAGGTGATCTCCTCGCTGTTTTTGCCCAGTACGTTTTCTTTCTCAAgcttccttttcttttccccACTTTGGGATACTTTATCGGTTTAGGTTTACTTCATCAGCATCTGActtgaatatttaattttttttttcagatatGGAGAAATTGTAGACGTTAATCTTGTTAGAGATAAGGGTACTGGGAAATCAAAAGGCTTCGCTTTTCTTGCTTATGAGGACCAGAGAAGTACAATTCTTGCTGTAGGTTAGGATTTACATCCCTTCAACTGTTCAAATCTGAAACACATATAACgatgaaaattatataattatttattttttctttttcttggcaTTGAAGATAATCTTAACGGAGCACAGATTTTGGGTCGAATTATAAGGGTTGATCATGCCGAAAAGtataagaagaaagaagaagatgaagaggaagaggaagaggaagagcaGAAAAAAAAGGAGGCCCGGGGGGTTTGTTATGCTTTCCAGAGAGGTGAATGTACTCGCGGCGCTGGATGTAAATTTTCCCACAATGAGCAAGTAAGATTTATCTCCATTTAGTATTGCTTTTTTTATACATGTAATTCATTTGGATGCCTATATCACAATAATCATGAACAAGCTTTTTAAGTCACCGTGCCAGGTCCAGATGAATTTAAAGCTTGAATGGCATATTCTAGGTAGTAATTTCACTACCTTTTTGCCTTGGTTTGTTTGTTCAACAATCTATTTATGCAATAGTAAACTGAATGAACTAAATTATGTCATGGTTTCAAATGTACGAGCTTTTTGCTATTTTTTATGAAGTAATCTATGGAACTCAGTTTATGGATTgtaaatcataataaataaataaaattgcatGGTGACTTACTACTAGACTTTGCTACCATATGTGGATTATTTTCCATCCAAATGAACTAATGCTATTGTCCAATTGATTGTGTCATGCTTTGTAAATTTTGTAGTCGCTTTTCGAGAAATATACCATTTTTCCTCTGTTATTCTTTGTTCTTGGCTATCTTACTCTCTTGTGCGAGGGTTAGTGTCTTAAATGTCTCATGTACAGAATGTAGTTTTCAATATACTATAACCTCTGTGTGCATGACCTAGTCTTTTATGCTTCTGCTATTTATATCTTTTTCTGTTTTGTACCCAGAGAGCTGCCAATACTGGTTGGGGTCCTCAGGATAATAAAAGTTCAAGATGGGGAAATGACAAATACGAGGGTTCAAAAAAGAGCGACAAAAGTTCCGGCATGCAGGAGCATACAGTTCAAGAAGGTTTTCGATCATCAAGGGGTGATGAGAAGGCCTTAGAGAAAAGAGATGGGAGAGAAGGAAAGAGGTCTAGAAGGTACGATGGTAAAGATGCTGGACCAGCATCTAGAGAAGATTATAGTGGTATTGAAGGAAAGAGATTAACAAGGCATAATGATGATGATCGGTATAAAAGGGAAGAAAAAAGATCTAGAAGGCACAATGATAGCGATCTTGAGCCAAGGTCAGTAGAAGATCGTCATAGGAGAGATGAAAATAGATCAAGAAGGCATGGTGACGATGGAGAAGAGAGGGCTAGGCTCAAAGAAGATAGGAAGGACGAAAGTAGATCAAAAAGGCATGGTAATGATGAGTTTGATCCAAGGCCTAACGGAGACCATGACAGGAGAGGAGAAAAACGAATCTTAAGGAATGAATCAGAATCTCATCCAAGAGAAGAGCGTGATAAGAGAGGTGGGGAGAGACGGACAGGCTATAACAGGGATTCATCCTCCCATCGACATGGGGAGAGAAATAAAAACTTTTAGAAAAGCCAAGCTTTGCTTAATTTGCCTGGATGTACCCTAAGCTTTGTTTCAAATATCTGTATTTAAATAGTTCATGGGCGATAAACAATTGTTGTTATTTTGAGGTAATTTCTTGTTTAACCGATGATTAAATTTGACGAAGTTCAAGAGCGGTTTTTACATTCATATTCCTTTGTTTTAAACGAGAATTTTACCTACCTGTTTCTTGCACTTCAAGGCCTTACAATTCACCAAACAAGAAGCTCCAATTTGAATTACACGGCAAAACTATCAGGCTGGTTCCAAGTTCCAACCTAAGCCAAAAGCGAGGGATAAGAAAGAAGGAaacctgtttttttttttctaatcttCTATGTCGGTTTTACTGTTAATGTTTAGGATTTGTGGTTGTTTTTCTaacaatgttaaaaataatatcGTTTTTAAGATTCAAACCTGTGTTCTTTTTTTGGAAGTGTAATGTGTCTTATCGTTGCAAAAGGAACAAAAGAAATTTATTCTTTATGGAACTTCAAAAGTAATTTATTATGCGCATTCCTAATTCGATAGTTAAGCTAACTTAAGCAGCCGAATATTGCAAAGAAAACCTACTTAAATGAGATGAAGGAACCAGCCTGACTGATTTGTTTCTCCTAGACATCCAAAAGTGGAATGTGAAGATCGTTGATATTAGACTGAGAGGCGGTGCTTTGGTCCTCTGAAAGGATTTTAGTGAAGGAGTTAGTTAAATTTCAATGTTTTGGTATCTCCCCCTTAAAGAGTAAAGCAGGTTATGGATCATAGGAGTAGAATCATCCTCGGAGAGAGTaaagcaaaagcaaaaactaAGATAGTTGACGCAAAAATAGTTACCATTTGAAGAATGAACAGAATGATCGGATGATCAAGTGATTCAAGTCTCAAGTACAAAGATAAAATATGAACAAGTAGATATGCCCACCTTAAGCTGTAAATTGAGTTCCGGAAACAATAGCATGTAAATTCTAAGCTTAAAATTCTCGGAGATCTATGGCAGACATTACACAGAACTTACAAGAGACTCATAAGTTACAT
The sequence above is drawn from the Gossypium hirsutum isolate 1008001.06 chromosome A05, Gossypium_hirsutum_v2.1, whole genome shotgun sequence genome and encodes:
- the LOC107959184 gene encoding zinc finger CCCH domain-containing protein 25, whose translation is MNPLTLVKRLQNINAKEADLGISEEASWHAKYKDSAYIFVGGLPYDLTEGDLLAVFAQYGEIVDVNLVRDKGTGKSKGFAFLAYEDQRSTILAVDNLNGAQILGRIIRVDHAEKYKKKEEDEEEEEEEEQKKKEARGVCYAFQRGECTRGAGCKFSHNEQRAANTGWGPQDNKSSRWGNDKYEGSKKSDKSSGMQEHTVQEGFRSSRGDEKALEKRDGREGKRSRRYDGKDAGPASREDYSGIEGKRLTRHNDDDRYKREEKRSRRHNDSDLEPRSVEDRHRRDENRSRRHGDDGEERARLKEDRKDESRSKRHGNDEFDPRPNGDHDRRGEKRILRNESESHPREERDKRGGERRTGYNRDSSSHRHGERNKNF